Proteins encoded within one genomic window of Gloeobacter kilaueensis JS1:
- a CDS encoding ABC transporter permease, translated as MELKQTLTARPRPQPPVRRGGLDLIETIGLAWGSLLANKLRSALTMLGVIIGIAAVIAMVAIGRGAQQQTEAQLKSLGSNLIFVQNGAAVFAGTPGASRGAGTATTLSWDDARAIAASSQSIAGVAPSLNGRAQVVYGEANTNTNLLGTTPEYVAVRDFLPLSGRFFNQLELEQGAKVAVLGQTVVDALGLDARSAVGKSVRIQGEDFLVVGTLEYKGATQFRDQDDQVVLPLTTMARRIVGVNSLNGIALSSISVSAKSADQIDAAQYQMTNLLRLRHKIVPPREDDFIIRNQADLVEASNSVTGIFTILLGVTAAISLVVGGIGIMNIMLVSVSERTREIGIRKAIGARRSDILWQFLIEAVVLSTSGGLAGIALGLGAAWAVSATLGWQTSVAPESIALSLVVCLAIGVFFGVYPARQAARLDPIQALRTD; from the coding sequence ATGGAACTCAAGCAAACCCTCACTGCCCGCCCTCGCCCCCAACCTCCGGTTCGCCGGGGTGGCCTGGATCTGATCGAGACGATTGGTCTGGCCTGGGGATCGCTGCTGGCAAACAAGCTGCGCTCGGCCCTCACCATGCTCGGGGTGATTATCGGCATCGCCGCTGTGATTGCGATGGTGGCCATTGGCCGGGGGGCACAGCAGCAGACCGAGGCCCAACTCAAGTCCCTGGGCTCGAATTTGATCTTCGTCCAGAACGGTGCTGCCGTCTTCGCCGGTACCCCCGGCGCTTCGCGGGGAGCCGGAACGGCAACGACCCTCAGCTGGGACGATGCCAGGGCGATCGCCGCTTCTTCTCAGTCGATCGCGGGCGTTGCTCCGAGCTTAAATGGCCGCGCCCAGGTGGTTTACGGCGAAGCGAATACCAACACCAATCTGCTCGGTACCACCCCCGAGTACGTCGCGGTGCGCGACTTTTTGCCGCTGAGCGGACGGTTTTTTAACCAGCTCGAACTGGAGCAGGGGGCAAAAGTGGCGGTCCTGGGCCAGACCGTCGTAGACGCCCTCGGCCTCGATGCGCGCAGTGCGGTGGGCAAGAGTGTGCGCATCCAGGGCGAAGATTTTCTGGTGGTGGGCACCCTCGAATACAAGGGAGCGACCCAGTTTCGCGATCAAGACGATCAGGTGGTGCTGCCCTTGACGACGATGGCCCGCCGGATCGTGGGCGTCAACTCTCTCAACGGCATTGCCTTGAGCAGCATTTCTGTCTCTGCAAAAAGCGCCGATCAGATCGACGCCGCCCAGTACCAGATGACGAACCTGCTGCGCCTGCGCCACAAGATCGTGCCGCCCCGCGAGGACGACTTTATCATCCGCAACCAGGCTGACCTGGTCGAGGCGTCCAACAGCGTCACGGGTATCTTTACGATCTTGCTCGGTGTCACCGCTGCGATCTCGCTGGTGGTGGGCGGCATCGGGATCATGAACATCATGCTCGTCTCGGTGAGCGAGCGCACCCGCGAAATCGGCATCCGCAAGGCGATCGGAGCGCGGCGCAGCGATATTCTCTGGCAATTTTTGATCGAGGCGGTGGTGCTTTCTACAAGTGGCGGTCTGGCAGGCATCGCCCTGGGCCTTGGGGCAGCCTGGGCGGTGAGCGCGACGCTGGGTTGGCAGACGAGCGTCGCTCCCGAATCGATTGCGCTGTCGCTGGTGGTCTGCCTCGCCATCGGCGTCTTTTTTGGTGTCTACCCGGCCCGCCAGGCGGCCCGGCTGGACCCAATCCAGGCCCTCAGGACCGATTAG
- a CDS encoding efflux RND transporter periplasmic adaptor subunit, producing the protein MAVVSKKQTQQGSRWLLLAAGAAALLAVVWFIFARSPQPADQAQLDQQTVRATRQDITVTVSAAGTIKPLTPVNISPKQPGRLAALYVDQGMQVRAGQILARMDDSNLQGQLLQAKGALAAAQANLRKQEAGNRPQEIAQAEQNLRNAEAQLIATRSTYESNEKLYAAGAVSRNTLDVSRSQYEASLAQIGGLRQQYSLQKAGFRIEDKDTARAQVIQAEGTLKDIQTQVNDTAIRAPFAGVITQKFANPGSFVTPTTSASATTSATSSSILAMAGQLEAVASVAESDIRNIYPGQKVQLQVDAYPDRTFSGVVRLVAPEGVVVQNVTSFEVRVRITDPDRRLLRSAMNLTAKFQVGDHKNALLVPTTAVLNEQGRMGVYVPGRTRAHFQPLKVGATVGAQTEVLAGLKEGDRVYITFPSSRRPNDRPVRSNNSPLGGPPGGSGSRGNRGVPR; encoded by the coding sequence ATGGCCGTTGTCAGTAAAAAGCAAACCCAGCAGGGATCAAGGTGGCTGCTCCTCGCCGCAGGGGCGGCGGCTCTTCTGGCTGTTGTCTGGTTTATCTTTGCTCGTTCTCCGCAGCCAGCCGATCAGGCGCAACTGGATCAGCAGACCGTCCGGGCAACCCGCCAGGACATCACCGTCACCGTCTCAGCCGCCGGAACGATCAAGCCCCTCACACCTGTAAATATCTCCCCCAAGCAGCCGGGTCGGCTCGCAGCCCTGTACGTCGATCAAGGAATGCAGGTCAGAGCCGGTCAGATCCTCGCCCGCATGGACGACAGCAATCTGCAGGGGCAGCTTTTGCAGGCGAAGGGTGCCCTCGCCGCCGCCCAAGCCAACCTGCGCAAGCAGGAGGCAGGCAACCGGCCCCAGGAAATTGCCCAGGCCGAGCAAAATCTGCGCAACGCCGAAGCCCAGCTCATCGCCACCCGCTCGACCTACGAGAGCAACGAAAAGCTCTACGCTGCCGGGGCGGTGAGCCGCAACACCCTCGATGTCAGCCGCTCCCAGTATGAGGCGAGCCTCGCCCAGATTGGCGGCCTGCGCCAGCAGTACAGCCTGCAAAAAGCGGGCTTTCGCATCGAAGACAAAGACACCGCCCGCGCCCAGGTGATCCAGGCGGAGGGCACCCTCAAGGACATCCAGACCCAGGTAAACGACACCGCAATTCGCGCCCCGTTCGCCGGGGTGATCACCCAAAAATTTGCCAACCCCGGTTCCTTCGTCACCCCCACCACCTCGGCGAGTGCCACCACTTCCGCCACCTCCTCGTCGATTCTGGCGATGGCCGGGCAACTGGAGGCGGTGGCCAGCGTCGCCGAGTCGGACATCCGCAACATCTATCCAGGACAGAAGGTGCAATTGCAGGTGGACGCTTACCCGGATCGGACCTTTAGTGGCGTCGTGCGCCTGGTCGCCCCGGAAGGCGTGGTCGTCCAGAACGTCACCAGCTTCGAGGTGCGGGTGCGGATCACCGACCCGGACCGCCGGTTGCTCAGATCGGCGATGAATCTGACGGCGAAGTTTCAGGTGGGCGATCACAAGAACGCTCTGCTGGTACCGACGACAGCTGTCCTCAACGAACAGGGCCGGATGGGCGTCTACGTGCCAGGTAGGACACGCGCCCACTTTCAGCCGCTCAAAGTCGGAGCGACGGTCGGTGCCCAGACCGAAGTGCTGGCTGGCCTTAAAGAAGGCGACCGGGTTTACATCACCTTTCCGAGTAGCCGCAGGCCCAACGACCGGCCCGTGCGCAGCAACAATTCACCGCTCGGGGGACCGCCGGGGGGCAGCGGCAGCCGGGGCAACCGGGGCGTACCGCGCTAG
- the cofH gene encoding 7,8-didemethyl-8-hydroxy-5-deazariboflavin synthase subunit CofH, with the protein MADIAATDDRLQSLLDHALADRPLSVPDAAFLLSQTDPHRRERIRAAADSLRSALVGERASYVINRNINFSNICIQHCSFCAFRRDAGEAGAYHLDFAQILAKTAEAVRYGATEICMQGGLNPAVRPDRGRVLDYYLQLVDAIKSRFAPIHLHAFSPQESFFIARADGLPVETVLAELQAAGVDSMPGTAAEVLYEPVRRRLCPEKLSTFEWVQTVQAAHRLGLPTTSTLLSGHIETPTQRAIHLGVLRSIQQRTGGFSEFVLLPYVGLAAPRALRSRVGRDQPLLADTLLIQAVARLFFGRWIVNHQPSWVKLGIAGASEALRWGCNDIGGTLMEEHITTMAGAQGGTCQSPEALRQAIRAAGREPYQRDTLYREIRARDLASTG; encoded by the coding sequence ATGGCTGACATTGCTGCAACGGACGACAGGCTCCAGTCCCTCCTCGATCATGCCCTCGCAGACCGGCCCCTGTCGGTGCCTGACGCTGCTTTTTTGCTCTCACAGACAGACCCGCACCGGCGCGAGCGCATCCGGGCGGCGGCGGACAGCCTGCGCTCGGCCCTGGTCGGGGAGCGGGCCAGCTACGTGATCAACCGCAACATCAACTTCTCGAATATCTGTATCCAGCACTGCTCGTTCTGCGCCTTTCGCCGCGATGCGGGGGAGGCCGGCGCTTACCATCTCGACTTTGCCCAGATTCTTGCAAAGACCGCCGAGGCGGTGCGCTACGGTGCCACCGAAATCTGTATGCAGGGAGGGCTCAACCCGGCGGTGCGCCCCGACCGTGGCCGGGTGCTCGACTACTACCTGCAACTGGTCGATGCGATCAAGTCGCGCTTTGCCCCCATTCACCTGCACGCCTTTTCACCCCAGGAGTCGTTTTTTATTGCCCGCGCCGATGGGCTGCCTGTCGAAACGGTTCTGGCCGAACTGCAGGCAGCGGGGGTCGATTCGATGCCGGGCACAGCGGCGGAAGTGCTCTACGAACCGGTGCGCCGTCGGCTCTGTCCAGAAAAGCTCAGCACCTTCGAGTGGGTGCAGACCGTCCAGGCTGCCCACCGCCTTGGCCTGCCCACGACGAGCACGCTGCTTTCAGGCCACATCGAGACACCGACGCAGCGGGCGATTCATCTGGGGGTGCTGCGTTCGATCCAGCAGCGCACCGGCGGCTTCAGCGAATTCGTCCTCCTGCCCTACGTGGGCCTGGCTGCTCCCCGTGCCCTGCGCTCGCGGGTAGGCCGCGATCAGCCCCTGCTGGCGGACACGCTGCTTATTCAGGCTGTCGCCCGTTTGTTCTTCGGTCGCTGGATCGTCAATCACCAACCGAGCTGGGTAAAACTGGGCATCGCTGGGGCGAGCGAGGCGCTGCGCTGGGGCTGCAACGACATCGGCGGCACCTTGATGGAGGAGCACATCACGACGATGGCCGGAGCCCAGGGCGGCACCTGTCAGTCTCCAGAGGCTCTGCGCCAGGCAATTCGCGCCGCTGGCCGCGAACCCTACCAGCGCGACACGCTCTATCGAGAAATTCGAGCAAGGGACCTGGCAAGCACCGGTTAG
- a CDS encoding D-glycero-alpha-D-manno-heptose-1,7-bisphosphate 7-phosphatase gives MSAVESQGSNGLQPAVFLDRDGVLNQERGYLHTLEDLELISGAAEAVRRLNERGLFTVLVSNQSGPARGYYPLEHVEALHRRLAMLLKTEADAWLDRVLFAPTLGPDEGGTQAGYSYWSAWRKPNTGMLVAAAWRFDIDLRQSFMVGDKATDVDLARNAGCRGILVETGFGTQVRTGQYQYRVEPDYLASDLSKAVDWILGH, from the coding sequence ATGTCAGCCGTTGAATCCCAGGGATCAAATGGCCTGCAGCCGGCGGTTTTTCTCGACCGCGACGGTGTACTCAACCAGGAGCGCGGCTACCTGCACACACTCGAAGATCTCGAACTCATCAGCGGCGCAGCGGAGGCGGTGCGGCGGTTGAACGAGCGGGGATTGTTCACGGTTCTGGTGTCCAATCAGTCCGGTCCGGCGCGGGGCTACTACCCGCTCGAACACGTCGAGGCGCTGCATCGGCGGCTTGCGATGCTCTTGAAGACTGAGGCGGATGCCTGGCTCGACCGGGTGCTCTTTGCGCCGACGCTCGGGCCGGACGAGGGCGGCACCCAGGCCGGGTACAGCTACTGGTCCGCCTGGCGCAAGCCAAACACCGGTATGCTGGTGGCGGCAGCCTGGCGGTTCGACATCGACCTGCGCCAGAGCTTCATGGTCGGCGACAAGGCGACGGATGTGGACCTGGCCCGCAACGCCGGCTGCCGGGGCATCCTGGTCGAAACGGGTTTTGGAACGCAGGTACGGACGGGCCAGTACCAGTACCGCGTCGAGCCGGATTATCTGGCTTCTGACTTGAGTAAGGCAGTGGACTGGATCCTCGGGCACTAA
- a CDS encoding alpha/beta hydrolase, whose amino-acid sequence MVSTAHTDLQLKTADGLRLHLSRWEATVPVCGTVLVIPGKGEHGGRYTRLADCLAPMGWRVWGLDLRGQGRSEGPPARVDRFGQFLIDVEAALEGLGNTGKDRPVVLLGYSMGAVVATLAALEWPERIRGLICVSPAFSIENRLPRATKVAMHLLNWLAPHRILTREYNPARVTTDVREQERIAADPLINGITRARLVSELRRAGRLCIVRAERLTLPTLVLLAPVDAVVEVAGTRQFFDRLGSNDRMLKEYADCRHDLLHDHRSAQVQSDIQSWLQQRYVSR is encoded by the coding sequence ATGGTCAGCACGGCGCACACCGATCTACAGCTAAAAACGGCAGATGGTCTGCGCTTGCACCTCTCGCGCTGGGAGGCGACCGTGCCTGTGTGCGGGACGGTGCTGGTGATTCCTGGTAAGGGCGAGCATGGCGGGCGTTATACGAGGCTGGCGGATTGCCTTGCGCCGATGGGCTGGCGGGTCTGGGGACTGGATCTGCGCGGTCAGGGCCGCTCCGAGGGACCGCCTGCTCGGGTGGACCGCTTTGGGCAATTTTTGATCGATGTCGAGGCGGCACTGGAGGGGCTGGGTAATACAGGAAAGGATCGGCCCGTCGTGCTGTTGGGCTACAGCATGGGGGCTGTGGTGGCAACGCTCGCTGCCCTGGAGTGGCCTGAGCGCATTCGGGGGCTCATCTGTGTATCACCGGCCTTCTCGATCGAAAACCGTCTGCCCAGGGCGACAAAAGTAGCGATGCACCTGCTCAACTGGCTGGCTCCCCACCGCATCCTCACAAGAGAGTACAACCCGGCCAGGGTGACAACCGATGTGCGGGAGCAGGAGCGGATCGCAGCCGACCCGCTCATCAATGGGATCACCCGCGCCCGGCTGGTGAGTGAGTTGCGCCGGGCCGGCAGGCTCTGCATCGTGCGGGCTGAGAGATTGACGCTGCCGACCCTGGTTCTGCTGGCACCGGTCGATGCGGTCGTCGAGGTAGCAGGCACGCGCCAGTTTTTTGACCGCCTCGGCAGCAACGACCGGATGCTCAAAGAATACGCCGACTGCCGCCACGACCTGCTGCACGATCATAGAAGCGCCCAGGTCCAGAGCGACATTCAAAGCTGGCTTCAGCAACGCTATGTCAGCCGTTGA
- the psbA gene encoding photosystem II q(b) protein gives MTATLERRSTQGLWERFADWVTSTNNRFYVGWFGVLMIPTLLSATICYIVAFIAAPPVDMDGIREPISGSLLYGNNIITGAVIPSSNAIGLHFYPIWEAASMDEWLYNGGPYQLVVFHFLIGVFCYLGREWELSYRLGLRPWICIAYSAPVAAATAVFLIYPIGQGSFSDGMPLGISGTFNFMFVFQAEHNILNHPFHMLGVAGVFGGSLFSAMHGSLVTSSLIRETSYEESQNYGYKFGQEEETYNIIAAHGYFGRLIFQYASFNNSRSLHFFLAAWPVVGIWFTALGISVMAFNLNGFNFNSSIVDSQGRAIYTWADVVNRANLGMEVMHERNAHNFPLDLASSESVPVAVSTADLNG, from the coding sequence ATGACTGCAACACTTGAGCGTCGTTCGACTCAGGGATTGTGGGAGCGCTTCGCCGACTGGGTCACCTCCACCAACAACCGCTTCTACGTCGGTTGGTTCGGCGTCTTGATGATCCCCACCCTGCTTTCGGCTACCATCTGCTACATCGTCGCCTTCATCGCCGCCCCGCCGGTGGACATGGACGGCATCCGCGAGCCGATTTCCGGCTCCTTGCTTTACGGCAACAACATCATCACCGGCGCTGTCATTCCCAGCTCCAACGCTATCGGTCTTCACTTTTATCCGATTTGGGAAGCAGCCAGCATGGATGAGTGGCTCTACAACGGCGGGCCTTACCAGCTTGTCGTCTTCCACTTTTTGATTGGGGTGTTTTGCTACCTGGGTCGGGAGTGGGAGTTATCGTATCGTCTGGGCTTGCGTCCCTGGATCTGCATTGCCTACAGTGCGCCTGTGGCGGCAGCGACGGCGGTGTTTTTGATTTACCCGATTGGTCAGGGCAGTTTCAGCGATGGGATGCCGTTGGGTATCTCCGGCACGTTCAACTTCATGTTTGTCTTTCAGGCGGAGCACAACATTCTCAACCACCCCTTCCACATGCTGGGAGTGGCGGGAGTGTTCGGTGGTTCGCTTTTCAGTGCGATGCACGGTTCGTTGGTGACCAGCAGCCTGATTCGTGAGACTTCTTACGAGGAGTCGCAGAACTACGGTTACAAGTTTGGTCAGGAAGAGGAGACGTACAACATCATTGCGGCCCACGGCTACTTTGGTCGTCTGATTTTCCAGTACGCGAGCTTCAACAACAGCCGTTCGTTGCACTTTTTCCTGGCGGCGTGGCCGGTTGTAGGGATCTGGTTCACGGCGCTGGGCATCAGCGTGATGGCGTTCAACCTGAACGGGTTCAACTTCAATTCGAGCATCGTGGATTCGCAGGGCCGTGCGATTTACACGTGGGCGGACGTGGTGAACCGGGCGAACTTGGGAATGGAAGTGATGCACGAGCGCAATGCGCACAATTTCCCGCTGGACCTGGCGTCGAGCGAGAGTGTGCCTGTGGCGGTGAGCACCGCTGACCTCAACGGCTAA
- a CDS encoding M2 family metallopeptidase, producing the protein MNRNVYLVALLAALGSPVAATAPASAAPRLAFVQSVAEAQKFMQRAEGELAELNVKANRASWVGATYITDDTEALSADAQTNLNSAIQRFAIEAKRFDNLQMPPELARKFKLLKLNLIAPPPSDSKEQQELTRLTVGMESEYGKGTYCRSPVDGKQECLQLNDLERILRTSRDPKELLDVWQGWHQIARPLRPRYERFVQLSNKGARELGFADTGAMWRSNYDMSPAQFSAEVERLWQQVRPLYLSLHAYVRTKLGEQYGTQLVPADGPIPAHLLGNMWAQEWGNIYPLAAPANDQRGYDLTQLLTAKKVDEREMFRYGERFFTSLGFAPLPKTFWERSMLTKPRDRDVVCHASAWDIDNLDDVRIKMCAEVTDSDFVTIHHELGHNFYQRAYKTQPPLFQNSANDGFHEAVGDTIALSVTPDYLVKVGLLGKAPGPESDTGFLLKQALDKVAFLPFGLLIDQWRWKVFSGETQPKDYNKSWWELRERYQGIAPPLARSEADFDPAAKYHVAANTPYIRYFLARILQFQFHRALCREAGYTGPLHRCSIYANRAAGTKLAAMLAAGQSQPWPDTLYAMTGERQMDASAMLDYFAPLKSWLDAQNQGKKVGW; encoded by the coding sequence GTGAACCGCAATGTCTATCTGGTCGCCTTGCTGGCTGCGCTGGGCAGCCCGGTGGCGGCGACGGCCCCAGCATCCGCCGCTCCCCGTCTGGCGTTCGTTCAGTCGGTGGCCGAGGCTCAAAAATTCATGCAGCGCGCCGAGGGCGAACTGGCCGAATTGAATGTCAAGGCCAACCGCGCCAGCTGGGTGGGTGCCACCTACATTACCGACGACACCGAAGCGCTCTCAGCGGATGCCCAGACGAACCTCAATTCAGCGATCCAGCGCTTTGCCATCGAGGCGAAGCGCTTCGACAACCTGCAGATGCCGCCGGAACTGGCGCGCAAGTTCAAGTTGTTAAAGTTGAACCTGATTGCCCCGCCGCCCAGCGACAGCAAAGAACAGCAGGAGTTGACCCGGCTGACGGTCGGCATGGAGAGCGAGTACGGCAAAGGCACCTACTGCCGCTCGCCAGTAGATGGCAAACAGGAATGCCTGCAGCTCAACGACCTCGAGCGCATCCTGCGCACCAGCCGCGATCCAAAAGAATTGCTCGATGTCTGGCAGGGCTGGCACCAGATTGCCCGGCCCCTGCGCCCGCGCTACGAGCGCTTTGTGCAGCTTTCAAATAAAGGGGCGCGGGAGCTGGGCTTCGCGGATACCGGCGCAATGTGGCGCTCGAACTACGACATGAGCCCGGCCCAGTTCAGCGCCGAGGTCGAGCGGCTCTGGCAGCAGGTGAGGCCGCTCTATCTGTCTCTCCACGCTTACGTGCGCACAAAACTGGGCGAGCAGTACGGTACGCAGCTGGTACCTGCCGACGGTCCGATTCCGGCCCATCTGCTGGGCAACATGTGGGCGCAGGAGTGGGGCAATATCTATCCGCTGGCTGCTCCGGCCAACGACCAGCGCGGCTATGACCTCACCCAGCTGTTGACGGCCAAAAAAGTCGATGAGCGCGAGATGTTCCGCTACGGCGAGCGCTTCTTTACTTCCCTCGGTTTTGCGCCGTTGCCTAAAACTTTCTGGGAGCGCTCGATGCTCACCAAACCGAGGGACCGGGACGTGGTCTGCCACGCCAGCGCCTGGGACATCGACAACCTCGACGACGTGCGCATCAAGATGTGTGCGGAGGTGACGGACAGCGACTTTGTGACCATCCATCACGAGTTGGGCCACAACTTTTATCAGCGCGCCTACAAGACCCAGCCTCCCCTGTTTCAAAACAGCGCCAACGACGGCTTCCACGAGGCGGTGGGAGACACGATCGCCCTCTCGGTCACCCCCGACTATCTGGTCAAAGTGGGCCTGCTGGGTAAAGCTCCCGGTCCCGAATCGGACACAGGCTTCCTGCTCAAGCAGGCGCTCGACAAGGTTGCCTTCTTGCCCTTCGGCCTGCTCATCGACCAGTGGCGCTGGAAGGTCTTCTCAGGCGAAACCCAGCCCAAAGATTACAACAAGAGCTGGTGGGAGTTGCGCGAGCGCTACCAGGGGATCGCACCGCCTTTGGCCCGCAGCGAAGCCGACTTTGACCCGGCAGCCAAGTACCACGTTGCGGCCAATACGCCCTACATCCGCTACTTTCTGGCGAGGATACTGCAGTTTCAGTTCCACCGGGCGCTCTGCCGCGAGGCGGGCTATACCGGTCCCTTGCATCGCTGCTCGATCTATGCCAACCGCGCTGCTGGGACAAAACTCGCAGCGATGCTCGCCGCCGGTCAGAGCCAACCCTGGCCCGATACGCTCTACGCGATGACGGGCGAGCGCCAGATGGACGCCTCGGCCATGCTCGACTACTTCGCGCCGCTCAAAAGCTGGCTTGACGCCCAGAACCAGGGCAAAAAAGTCGGCTGGTAG
- a CDS encoding ABC transporter substrate-binding protein, with amino-acid sequence MRKALLTALLWLNLTAPLLAAPIKIGYSAWPGWFPWKVAEEKGLFKKNNVDVQMVWFEGYADSISALVAAKLDANCQTLNDTISPAAAGAKLKIVLTNDNSAGNDQIIVKKDISSIKDLKGKKLGAELGTVDHYLLLLGLEKAGLSAKDIQFTPIETGAAAAAFAAGRLDGVGVFAPFTTKALSTGKGKVLFSSKDFPGAISDHLVFREEFVKTHPDEVQKIVKTWFDTLDYIQKNPKEAVEIMARRAGTSIEDYKSYDSGTRIFSLAENLATFAPETKVPTNLHYQSKIIASFLVKSGLAKTRPDLNALFDARFIKAQSRTAALP; translated from the coding sequence ATGCGCAAAGCTCTGCTCACCGCCCTGCTCTGGCTCAATCTAACTGCTCCCCTGCTTGCAGCGCCGATCAAGATCGGTTACAGCGCCTGGCCGGGCTGGTTTCCCTGGAAGGTAGCCGAGGAGAAGGGACTATTTAAGAAAAATAATGTCGATGTGCAGATGGTCTGGTTCGAGGGCTACGCCGATTCGATTAGCGCCCTGGTGGCGGCCAAGCTCGATGCCAACTGTCAGACGCTCAACGACACGATCTCACCGGCGGCGGCGGGAGCAAAGCTCAAGATCGTCCTTACCAACGACAACTCCGCCGGCAACGACCAGATTATCGTCAAAAAAGACATCTCCTCGATCAAAGACCTCAAGGGCAAAAAGCTCGGCGCGGAGCTGGGCACGGTGGATCACTACCTGCTGCTGCTGGGCCTTGAGAAGGCGGGGTTGAGCGCCAAAGACATCCAGTTCACGCCTATCGAGACCGGCGCTGCCGCTGCCGCCTTCGCCGCCGGGAGACTGGACGGGGTGGGGGTGTTTGCGCCCTTTACCACCAAGGCTCTCAGTACCGGCAAGGGCAAGGTGCTCTTTAGCTCCAAAGATTTTCCCGGTGCCATCTCAGATCATCTTGTCTTCCGCGAAGAGTTCGTCAAAACCCATCCCGACGAGGTGCAAAAGATCGTCAAGACCTGGTTCGATACCCTCGATTACATCCAGAAAAACCCGAAAGAGGCGGTCGAGATCATGGCCAGACGGGCAGGGACGAGTATAGAAGATTACAAGAGCTACGACAGCGGCACGCGCATCTTCTCACTCGCTGAAAATCTTGCCACCTTTGCGCCGGAGACGAAGGTGCCCACCAACCTGCACTACCAATCGAAGATTATCGCGAGCTTTCTGGTCAAGTCGGGCCTGGCCAAGACCAGGCCCGACTTGAATGCGCTCTTTGACGCTCGCTTCATCAAGGCGCAATCGCGCACCGCCGCCCTGCCTTAA